The Scomber japonicus isolate fScoJap1 chromosome 9, fScoJap1.pri, whole genome shotgun sequence genome includes a region encoding these proteins:
- the LOC128364102 gene encoding LOW QUALITY PROTEIN: cilia- and flagella-associated protein 251-like (The sequence of the model RefSeq protein was modified relative to this genomic sequence to represent the inferred CDS: substituted 1 base at 1 genomic stop codon), with amino-acid sequence EVEEKEEVKEEEEQVMEEQEEEEEEEKEEEQEEEQEEEEEEEQEEQEEEQEEEEEEQEEQEEEEXEEQEEEEVKEEEEEEQEEEEEQEEEKEEEEEQVMEEEEQEEEEEEQEEEEEKEEQEEVKEEEQEEEEEEEEEEEEKEEQEEVKEEEQEEEEEEEEEEEEKEEEQEEEQEEEEVVSEEEEEEEEEEKEEEQEEEQEEEEEEEEEVKEEEEKEEEEEEEEVMEEEEQE; translated from the exons gaggttgaagagaaggaggaagtgaaggaggaggaggagcaggtgatggaggagcaggaggaggaggaggaggaagagaaggaggaggagcaggaggaggagcaggaggaggaggaggaggaggagcaggaggagcaggaggaggagcaggaggaggaggaggaggagcaggaggagcaggaggaggaggagtaggaggagcaggaggaggaggaggtgaaggaggaggaggaggaggagcaggaggaggaggaggagcaggaggaggagaaggaggaggaggaggagcaggtgatggaggaggaggagcaggaggaggaggaggaggagcaggaggaggaggaggagaaggaggagcaggaggaggtgaaggaggaggagcaggaggaggaggaggaggaggaggaggaggaggaggagaaggaggagcaggaggaggtgaaggaggaggagcaggaggaggaggaggaggaggaggaggaggaggaagagaaggaggaggagcaggaggaggagcaggaggaggaggaggtggtgagcgaggaggaggaggaggaggaggaggaagagaaggaggaggagcaggaggaggagcaggaggaggaggag gaggaggaggaggaggtgaaggaggaggaggagaaggaggaggaggaggaggaggaggaggtgatggaggaggaagagcaggag